Proteins found in one Pontibacter sp. SGAir0037 genomic segment:
- a CDS encoding PepSY-like domain-containing protein produces MKKHILIIPAIVLFFSNLALAQDIPQSQVPSVILNNFKKDFPKASDVEWEKEGDLYHVEFETGWNTDHEIWYQPSGSVSKLKEDITRKELPKEVINRINSDFKGYSLDDLERIRTGAETVYKVELSSFTKQDLEVVLDAKGSVLNQKAD; encoded by the coding sequence ATGAAAAAGCACATTTTAATTATCCCGGCAATAGTTTTATTCTTTTCTAACCTGGCCCTGGCACAGGATATTCCGCAAAGCCAGGTACCTTCGGTTATACTGAACAACTTTAAGAAAGACTTTCCTAAAGCCAGCGACGTGGAATGGGAGAAAGAAGGCGACCTGTATCATGTGGAGTTCGAAACAGGCTGGAATACCGATCATGAAATCTGGTACCAGCCATCAGGTTCCGTTAGCAAACTCAAAGAAGATATTACCCGGAAAGAACTTCCGAAAGAAGTAATTAACAGGATCAACTCCGATTTTAAAGGCTACAGCCTGGATGACCTGGAGCGCATACGCACGGGTGCCGAAACTGTTTATAAAGTAGAGCTTAGCTCATTCACCAAGCAAGACCTGGAGGTGGTGCTGGATGCAAAAGGTAGTGTGTTAAACCAAAAAGCGGATTA